In the genome of Nitrospirota bacterium, one region contains:
- a CDS encoding four helix bundle protein produces MGFSFEKLEVYKEALDFANEIYEVTKRYPKEEIFGITNQIRRAAMSIALNIAEGSGRTKKEFRHFLDMARTSGYECIPLLEISKKQNYIKSEEFNALYERCDTLVKRINALKNSIREQ; encoded by the coding sequence ATGGGTTTTAGTTTTGAAAAACTGGAGGTGTATAAAGAAGCCTTAGATTTTGCAAATGAAATTTATGAGGTTACTAAACGATACCCGAAAGAAGAAATCTTCGGAATAACAAATCAAATAAGACGGGCTGCTATGTCTATAGCCCTGAATATTGCTGAGGGCAGTGGGCGAACAAAGAAAGAGTTTAGGCATTTTCTTGATATGGCAAGAACTTCCGGATATGAATGCATCCCTTTACTTGAAATATCAAAAAAGCAGAATTATATAAAGTCTGAGGAATTCAATGCCTTATATGAAAGATGTGATACACTTGTTAAAAGGATAAACGCTCTTAAAAATTCTATCCGTGAACAGTGA
- a CDS encoding uracil-DNA glycosylase: MGIERIPLNTIQDTGCKTQDKKSHASCIVHRASALNSQQKKDVLQTLRDEIGDCHRCKLSKGRKNIVFGEGSIDAEIMFIGEGPGEDEDIQGRPFVGKAGQLLTKLIEKMGFKREDVYIGNIVKCRPPFNRDPEEDEISACSPFIKKQADIISPKVIVSLGRISTQTLIGMKLPIGKLRGKFYQFENIPLMPTFHPSYLLRNPKDKWLVWEDAQKVLERLKK; the protein is encoded by the coding sequence ATGGGGATTGAGAGAATCCCTCTTAACACGATACAGGATACAGGATGCAAGACTCAGGATAAAAAAAGTCATGCATCGTGCATCGTGCATCGTGCATCTGCGCTCAATTCACAGCAAAAGAAGGATGTGTTGCAAACGCTTCGCGATGAAATCGGCGATTGCCATCGGTGCAAGCTCTCAAAGGGGAGAAAGAACATTGTCTTTGGTGAAGGCAGCATAGATGCGGAAATAATGTTCATTGGCGAGGGGCCCGGCGAAGACGAAGACATTCAAGGGCGGCCTTTTGTGGGCAAGGCAGGACAGCTGCTTACAAAACTGATAGAGAAGATGGGATTTAAGAGAGAGGATGTCTATATCGGCAATATCGTGAAGTGCAGGCCTCCTTTCAACAGAGACCCCGAAGAAGACGAGATTAGCGCCTGTTCTCCGTTCATAAAAAAACAGGCGGATATAATCTCTCCGAAGGTTATAGTTTCGCTGGGCCGCATATCTACACAAACGCTTATCGGCATGAAGCTTCCGATAGGCAAGCTGAGAGGAAAATTCTATCAGTTTGAAAATATTCCGCTGATGCCGACATTTCATCCGTCGTATCTCCTGAGAAACCCGAAAGACAAATGGCTTGTCTGGGAAGATGCCCAGAAGGTTCTTGAGAGGCTGAAGAAATAA
- the tsaE gene encoding tRNA (adenosine(37)-N6)-threonylcarbamoyltransferase complex ATPase subunit type 1 TsaE has translation MAIKFLSRNSEETQMIGFRLGNLLKPHSVVCLYGELGAGKTVFVKGIAQALGFSDRDITSASFTIIAEYNSEIPLYHIDLYRLEKDADIDETGIWDYIYSDGITVIEWAERLGEIQDDFIRVKFAIIDTEARDITIEGIDEKDWNHI, from the coding sequence ATGGCTATAAAGTTTTTAAGCAGAAATTCGGAAGAGACGCAGATGATAGGCTTCAGGCTCGGGAATTTGCTGAAGCCTCATAGTGTTGTCTGCCTCTATGGCGAACTTGGCGCAGGCAAGACAGTATTTGTTAAAGGCATTGCGCAGGCGCTGGGCTTTTCAGACAGGGATATTACAAGCGCAAGTTTTACTATAATTGCGGAATATAACAGCGAAATCCCGCTCTATCATATAGACCTTTACAGGCTTGAAAAAGACGCTGATATTGATGAAACAGGAATATGGGATTATATTTACAGCGACGGCATTACCGTTATTGAATGGGCTGAACGCCTCGGAGAAATTCAGGATGATTTTATAAGGGTAAAATTTGCTATTATAGATACAGAAGCAAGGGACATTACGATTGAGGGAATAGATGAAAAAGATTGGAATCATATCTAA
- a CDS encoding UbiX family flavin prenyltransferase, which produces MKKYVFAISGASGSIIGIRVLKELIKNSELHLLVSSQSFSIIKDETGIDFSGKTSAETERKIRKHFNSKQIHYHSEYDLAAPVSSGSFKTDGMLVVPCSMKTLSGIANGYANNLIERAADVTIKEGRALLLSPREMPFSVIHLENMLKLSRIGVKIAPPVLAFYHKPKKIDDIVDFIAGKILDAVGVEHEIYKRWG; this is translated from the coding sequence ATGAAGAAATACGTTTTTGCCATAAGCGGTGCAAGCGGTTCCATAATCGGGATACGGGTTCTTAAGGAACTGATAAAAAATTCCGAGTTACATCTGCTCGTTTCTTCGCAGTCTTTCTCAATAATCAAGGATGAAACCGGAATTGATTTTAGCGGAAAGACAAGCGCTGAGACTGAGAGAAAAATCAGAAAGCATTTCAACTCAAAACAAATCCATTACCACAGCGAATACGATCTTGCCGCTCCGGTTTCAAGCGGTTCATTTAAAACAGACGGGATGCTCGTTGTGCCGTGTTCCATGAAAACGCTTTCGGGCATTGCAAATGGTTATGCAAATAACCTCATAGAGCGGGCTGCTGATGTGACGATAAAAGAGGGAAGGGCACTGCTTCTTTCGCCGAGGGAGATGCCGTTCAGCGTAATACATCTTGAGAACATGCTCAAGCTCTCAAGAATCGGGGTGAAGATTGCGCCTCCTGTTTTGGCCTTTTATCACAAGCCCAAGAAGATTGACGATATCGTTGATTTCATTGCAGGCAAAATCCTTGACGCTGTCGGAGTGGAACATGAGATTTATAAGAGATGGGGCTAA
- the glgB gene encoding 1,4-alpha-glucan branching protein GlgB has translation MTLKEHIKLIIKAEHWDPFQALGMHEVKTGGKKAVTVRAFMPETDRAWVVDVVQNKSHEMEKTHKAGFFEKNFENRNDFFQYKLKVKTSDNRIAEFFDPYSFLPVLSDFDLHLIGEGSHYKKYEKLGSHVIEVNGIKGIHFAVWAPNAKRVSVAGDFNNWDGRRHQMRVLGSSGVWEIFVPGLDEGEVYKFEIKSKSGEIFLKADPYAFYFEARPKSASVVYDINKYRWNDSEWFRMRSEKNWFESPVSVYEAHLGSWMRVPEEENRFLTYRELADKLIGYVKDMEYTHIELMPVTEHPLDASWGYQTLGYFAPTSRHGAPEDFMYFVDKCHQNNIGVILDWVPAHFPKDAHGLGNFDGTALYEHADPRKSEHKDWGTLIFNYGRNEVRNFLISSALFWLEKYHIDGLRVDAVASMIYLDYSKKEGEWVPNVFGGRENLEAIDFLKRFNEIVHRQHPGILTIAEESTAWTGVSRPTHLGGLGFSLKWNMGWMHDILEYFSKDPIYRKHHHSNLTFSLLYAFTENFMLVLSHDEVVHGKSSMLGKMPGDMWQKFANLRLLYGFMYGHPGKKLLFMGGEFGQWDEWDFDHSLDWHLLQYEPHQKLQHYIRDLNRLYRTEPPLHEVDFNYSGFEWIDFHDTEQSVISFIRKGKRADDFLVFVCNFTPLPRYNYRIGVPESGLYKEILSSDSAGYWGSGISNAEDILSEDISWNGRPHSISITLPPLAVVVFKSDRLKD, from the coding sequence ATGACACTTAAAGAACATATCAAGCTGATTATTAAAGCGGAGCACTGGGATCCTTTTCAAGCGCTTGGGATGCATGAAGTAAAAACCGGCGGCAAAAAGGCAGTAACAGTCCGCGCATTCATGCCTGAAACTGATAGGGCATGGGTTGTTGATGTCGTCCAAAACAAATCCCATGAAATGGAAAAGACCCACAAAGCAGGCTTTTTTGAAAAAAACTTTGAAAATAGAAATGATTTTTTCCAATATAAACTCAAGGTAAAAACATCCGATAACCGCATTGCTGAATTTTTTGACCCTTATTCATTCCTGCCTGTGCTTTCGGATTTTGACCTTCATCTTATAGGCGAGGGAAGCCACTACAAGAAATACGAAAAACTCGGCTCCCACGTTATTGAGGTTAATGGGATTAAAGGCATTCATTTTGCAGTATGGGCGCCGAATGCAAAACGGGTCAGCGTTGCGGGTGATTTCAACAACTGGGACGGAAGAAGGCATCAGATGCGCGTCCTGGGCTCATCAGGCGTGTGGGAGATATTTGTGCCGGGGCTTGATGAAGGAGAGGTTTATAAGTTTGAGATAAAGTCAAAGTCCGGCGAAATATTTCTGAAGGCAGACCCATATGCATTTTATTTTGAGGCCAGGCCCAAAAGCGCATCTGTAGTATATGACATCAACAAATACCGCTGGAATGACAGCGAATGGTTTAGAATGCGTTCAGAAAAAAACTGGTTTGAATCTCCTGTCTCTGTTTATGAGGCGCACCTTGGCTCATGGATGCGTGTGCCGGAGGAAGAAAACCGTTTTCTCACTTACAGAGAGCTTGCTGATAAACTGATCGGCTATGTAAAGGATATGGAATATACCCATATTGAACTTATGCCTGTAACAGAGCATCCGCTGGACGCTTCATGGGGCTATCAGACATTAGGGTATTTTGCTCCGACAAGCAGACACGGGGCGCCTGAAGACTTTATGTACTTTGTGGATAAATGCCACCAGAACAATATCGGTGTTATCCTTGACTGGGTTCCAGCGCATTTTCCAAAAGATGCGCATGGCCTTGGAAATTTTGACGGCACAGCGCTCTATGAACATGCAGACCCAAGGAAAAGCGAGCACAAAGACTGGGGCACGCTGATATTCAACTACGGGAGAAATGAGGTAAGGAATTTCTTAATATCAAGCGCGCTCTTCTGGCTTGAAAAATATCACATAGACGGTTTGCGTGTTGATGCCGTGGCCTCAATGATTTACCTTGATTATTCAAAAAAAGAAGGCGAATGGGTTCCAAATGTTTTCGGAGGAAGGGAAAACCTGGAGGCGATAGATTTTCTGAAAAGATTCAATGAAATTGTTCACCGGCAGCATCCCGGCATCCTCACAATCGCAGAGGAATCAACTGCGTGGACAGGGGTGTCAAGGCCGACGCATCTTGGCGGGCTTGGCTTCAGTCTTAAATGGAATATGGGGTGGATGCATGACATTCTTGAATATTTTTCAAAAGACCCTATTTACAGGAAACATCACCACAGCAATCTTACGTTCAGCCTGCTTTATGCCTTTACTGAAAATTTTATGCTCGTGCTTTCTCATGATGAGGTTGTGCACGGGAAGAGTTCAATGCTCGGCAAGATGCCCGGAGATATGTGGCAGAAGTTTGCAAACCTGAGACTGCTGTATGGTTTCATGTACGGACATCCGGGCAAAAAACTGCTTTTTATGGGAGGCGAGTTCGGGCAGTGGGATGAGTGGGACTTTGACCACAGCCTGGACTGGCACCTGCTTCAGTACGAGCCTCATCAAAAACTTCAGCATTATATAAGAGACCTGAACAGGCTTTACAGGACAGAGCCTCCGCTGCATGAGGTTGATTTTAATTATTCAGGTTTTGAGTGGATAGATTTTCACGATACAGAACAGAGCGTAATATCATTTATAAGAAAGGGGAAAAGGGCTGACGATTTTCTGGTGTTTGTGTGCAACTTTACTCCTTTGCCGAGATATAATTACAGGATAGGCGTGCCTGAATCGGGTTTATATAAAGAGATTTTAAGCAGTGATTCTGCCGGATACTGGGGAAGTGGAATCAGCAATGCGGAGGATATTTTATCGGAAGATATTTCATGGAATGGAAGGCCTCATTCCATAAGCATCACACTGCCGCCGCTGGCGGTTGTCGTATTCAAGTCTGACAGGCTAAAAGACTGA
- a CDS encoding response regulator: MNKILIVEDNEDNLKLFKVIVESGGHAAILARDGKEAVETAKKEIPDIILMDIQMPKMNGLEAAKILKSNQSTAKIPIIALTAYAMTEEKEKLG, encoded by the coding sequence GTGAACAAGATACTTATTGTTGAAGACAATGAAGATAACCTTAAGCTTTTTAAGGTCATAGTGGAATCCGGGGGACATGCCGCTATTCTTGCAAGGGACGGCAAAGAAGCTGTTGAGACCGCTAAGAAGGAAATCCCTGACATCATACTTATGGATATACAGATGCCGAAGATGAACGGCCTTGAGGCCGCAAAAATACTCAAGTCAAATCAGTCCACTGCAAAGATACCGATAATAGCTCTTACGGCATATGCAATGACAGAGGAAAAGGAGAAGCTTGG
- a CDS encoding HAMP domain-containing histidine kinase — protein sequence MSHELRTPLNSVIGFSEVLTEGLAGSITDEQKEYVLNIWKSGRHLLRLINDIMDLSKIEAGKMELELSDFDLKQLIEGCLLLFKEKSIKHSIGLRSDIPYDTCLITADERKIKQVILNLLGNAFKFMDDGGSVSVQARLVHCSQSTVHGEEKSSQFTVHGQSSSQFTVHSSQIEKESSAVNSEPSTVNRELADFIEISVTDTGIGISSEDQKRLFQPFQQLESTLTKKYEGTGLGLSISKKIVELHGGRIWVESEEGKGSRFIFIIPIRK from the coding sequence ATGTCGCATGAACTGAGGACGCCGTTGAATTCAGTTATAGGCTTTTCAGAGGTTTTGACTGAAGGACTGGCAGGCAGCATCACAGACGAGCAGAAAGAATATGTCCTGAATATATGGAAGAGCGGCAGACACCTTTTAAGGCTTATTAATGACATCATGGACCTTTCAAAGATAGAGGCAGGCAAGATGGAACTCGAATTGAGCGACTTTGACCTGAAACAGCTTATTGAAGGATGTCTGTTGCTATTCAAAGAAAAGTCCATAAAGCACAGTATCGGATTAAGATCAGATATTCCTTATGATACATGCCTTATAACAGCAGATGAAAGAAAGATAAAACAGGTTATCCTGAATCTCCTCGGAAATGCCTTCAAGTTTATGGATGATGGAGGCTCGGTCTCCGTGCAAGCACGCTTAGTTCACTGTTCACAGTCCACAGTTCACGGCGAAGAGAAAAGTTCACAGTTCACAGTTCACGGACAAAGCAGTTCACAGTTCACAGTCCACAGTTCACAGATTGAAAAAGAGTCTTCCGCTGTGAACAGTGAACCGTCAACAGTGAACCGTGAACTCGCTGATTTCATAGAAATCAGTGTCACTGACACCGGCATCGGCATTTCTTCTGAAGACCAGAAGAGACTCTTTCAGCCCTTCCAGCAGCTTGAATCTACGCTTACAAAGAAATATGAAGGCACAGGGCTGGGCCTCAGCATCAGCAAGAAGATTGTTGAACTTCACGGCGGAAGAATCTGGGTTGAGAGCGAGGAAGGAAAGGGAAGCAGGTTTATATTTATAATACCGATAAGAAAATAG
- a CDS encoding NAD(+)/NADH kinase, with product MKKIGIISKAGRTEPAEILKDFLPWLNNKGLEVFLDSETAALLKMKGYPRSEMPALVDMIIVLGGDGTMLNAARLVCEKGIPILGVNLGGLGFITEVQKEEVCNAMDKTLSGEYSIEDRMMLTAHIHRHGEKITEYTVLNDVVINKGALARIIDLETYINKAYVTIFKADGLIVSTPTGSTAYSLSAGGPVLYPTLDCIILTPICPHTLTNRPIVLPDDALIEIILKSASEDVFLTLDGQVGFSLMKDDVVEIKRSPFKTRLIIPFERDYFQILRTKLKWGER from the coding sequence ATGAAAAAGATTGGAATCATATCTAAGGCAGGAAGGACAGAACCGGCAGAGATTTTAAAAGATTTTCTGCCGTGGCTGAATAATAAAGGGCTTGAGGTTTTTCTGGATTCGGAAACAGCCGCTTTGCTTAAGATGAAGGGCTATCCGCGCTCTGAAATGCCTGCCCTTGTTGATATGATAATCGTTCTTGGCGGCGACGGGACAATGCTCAATGCTGCACGCCTTGTCTGCGAAAAAGGCATTCCTATTCTCGGAGTAAATCTCGGAGGGCTTGGTTTTATTACAGAGGTTCAGAAAGAGGAAGTGTGCAATGCAATGGACAAGACACTCTCAGGCGAATATTCCATTGAAGACAGGATGATGCTTACCGCGCACATACACAGGCATGGGGAAAAAATTACTGAATATACTGTGCTGAATGATGTGGTTATAAATAAAGGCGCCCTTGCAAGGATTATTGACCTTGAAACATATATTAACAAGGCCTATGTAACCATCTTTAAGGCGGACGGGCTTATCGTGTCAACTCCGACAGGTTCAACAGCATACTCATTGTCAGCAGGCGGCCCTGTGCTTTATCCGACGCTTGACTGCATTATCCTTACGCCTATATGCCCGCATACGCTGACAAACAGGCCCATTGTGCTTCCTGATGACGCGCTTATAGAAATAATACTTAAATCTGCAAGTGAGGATGTGTTCCTTACGCTTGACGGTCAGGTTGGATTTTCTCTCATGAAGGATGACGTTGTGGAGATCAAGAGGTCGCCATTCAAGACAAGGCTTATCATCCCGTTTGAGAGGGATTACTTCCAGATATTGAGGACAAAGCTTAAATGGGGAGAACGGTAA